In Fusarium verticillioides 7600 chromosome 4, whole genome shotgun sequence, the following proteins share a genomic window:
- a CDS encoding PEK/GCN2 protein kinase, whose translation MTATYPKSPPIITMKNYDLKEVTTFKIQKYLETKPKLFAQDAQEMIDQIVEGVRDILEDAAQAKANGKHLPSLEEERERHEASLAKLAEEEKEGAARKRREEKQEEERAMALTLQQHIYQNKQQAMESNRRPSNTPQQSSTSSEAEEIIEFEQLCNATDQSGNTLFFKSVTSKRHLRQGPVSTIYEVRPLLNNGLGNLPMALKQTVIRTTNKDPKKFSLQVQNLESRLMDLKSVKQFHHPHLVQVLGFKVQDSPMDPAIADTCTISILLPWADWGSLQELLELSTPGIGKVRSWTRDLLDALHFLHDKKLVHGDIHSGNILLFRESNGQTVPKISDAWYQSEIHSISSNKPGRLQQKTGKSAYWLPPEIAGRSNPVYTSKTDIWDFGVVFVQMIFGFNVQQTFTSPKILMESFALSLPLKELLSKFFKEDEQERPRAYVFGPSEFLATDARILLENSPAAPSTNPSVLPPDFGERDLLNLTARQRSSRSRYEDDFIEEAKLGKGGFGEVVKARMKLDGQVYAIKKIKTRSETNLDELIKEVQLLSRLNHPAVVRYNNTWVERLPGHSDTEDCTSTSDPSEEDSEGNLSADIEFESTNNTGGLDFMSSNANVVYGDDDSDGSEDDETEEEAGSEDGMFDHNELSSVDGGTNARVSRLARSRRSIITTLYIAMEYCEKRTLRDIIARDLYKDTLAIWHLFSQIVEGLAHIHGLGIVHRDLKPENIFITSSPDRIGNVKIGDFGLAIRGQFSVERANENGMEPDDMTRSIGTAYYSAPEIRSTVHGIYNTKVDMYSLGIIFFEMCYHPMLGMEKDTVLGQLRQPKPVLPLDFKPSDNSQTNVVLSLVNHNPNERPSSTNLLEDKELPIQLETRKGKRALTMLTNPRSSHYHEVISRLFSVPMEPIKDFAWDMSVKTLSPQELHKQGLVKQELISIFRLHGALETPQSSIHPRSPHYGDNAFQLLDSKGNLLQLPYDLTLGKARMMAKRSNDPIAERTYTFGNVFRDKNDGGHPLMIGEADFDIFTTQTSDLSFDDAEVLKVMDEIVHAFPSLSTTPMCFHLGHSDLLQLIFDYCGVQPSSRPAAADVLSKLNVRGHNWQKIKAELRSQSVNVFSMSVSDLQKFDFRGK comes from the exons ATGACTGCGACCTACCCGAAATCTCCTCCTATCATTACCATGAAGAACTACGACCTCAAGGAAGTCACGACGTTCAAGATCCAGAAATACCTAGAAACGAAGCCCAAGTTATTCGCACAGGATGCACAAGAAATGATCGATCAAATCGTGGAAGGAGTACGGGATATCCTTGAGGATGCTGCGCAAGCAAAGGCAAACGGGAAACATCTGCCTTCcctcgaagaagaacgagagCGGCACGAAGCTTCCTTAGCGAAGttggcagaggaggaaaaggaaggGGCGGCGCGCaagagaagggaagaaaaacaggaagaagagcgtGCCATGGCCTTAACTCTCCAACAACACATTTATCAGAATAAACAACAGGCCATGGAGTCGAACCGCCGTCCCAGCAATACCCCCCAGCAATCTTCTACAAGttcagaggcagaagaaatCATCGAGTTCGAGCAATTATGTAACGCTACGGATCAGTCAGGAAatactctcttcttcaagtccgTTACAAGCAAACGCCACCTTCGGCAGGGACCTGTATCCACCATCTACGAAGTCCGACCTTTGCTGAACAATGGGCTTGGCAACCTGCCTATGGCACTGAAACAGACTGTCATCCGTACCACAAATAAGGACCCCAAAAAGTTCAGCCTTCAGGTACAGAATCTCGAGTCTCGTCTTATGGATCTGAAGTCTGTCAAACAGTTTCACCATCCCCATCTCGTTCAGGTTTTGGGCTTCAAGGTTCAAGACTCCCCCATGGATCCAGCTATCGCGGACACGTGCACAATTAGTATCCTGTTGCCTTGGGCAGACTGGGGCTCTTTGCAGGAGTTATTGGAGCTTTCAACGCCTGGAATTGGCAAAGTACGCTCATGGACCCGAGATCTGCTAGATGCACTCCATTTTCTTCACGACAAGAAACTTGTTCACGGAGACATCCATTCGGGAAACATTCTCCTGTTCCGAGAGTCAAATGGACAAACCGTCCCCAAAATCTCCGATGCATGGTACCAGAGCGAAATTcactccatctcctcgaaCAAGCCAGGACGCCTGCAGCAGAAGACTGGCAAATCTGCCTACTGGCTACCCCCCGAGATCGCTGGTCGATCGAATCCCGTGTATACATCCAAGACTGATATTTGGGATTTTGGTGTCGTGTTTGTCCAAATGATCTTTGGCTTTAACGTGCAACAAACGTTCACATCACCCAAGATTCTAATGGAATCGTTTGCCTTGTCCCTTCCTCTAAAGGAATTACTCAGCAAATTCTTTAAGGAAGACGAGCAGGAACGCCCTCGAGCTTATGTGTTTGGACCCAGCGAGTTCCTAGCCACAGACGCTCGAATTCTCTTGGAGAATTCTCCCGCAGCCCCATCCACGAACCCCTCGGTGTTGCCACCAGACTTTGGAGAAAGAGATTTACTTAATTTGACTGCTCGTCAACGTTCTTCTCGTTCGCGGTACGAAGATGACTTCATAGAGGAGGCCAAGCTCGGAAAAGGTGGTTTCGGGGAGGTAGTCAAGGCAAGGATGAAGCTAGACGGCCAGGTTtatgccatcaagaagattaaAACACGTTCGGAAACCAACCTGGACGAGCTTATCAAGGAGGTCCAACTTTTGTCACGACTCAACCACCCTGCGGTTGTACGATACAACAACACGTGGGTCGAACGCCTTCCTGGTCACTCCGATACCGAAGACTGCACATCTACTAGCGACCCTTCTGAAGAGGACTCTGAGGGAAACCTGTCTGCGGACATTGAATTTGAGTCTACTAACAATACTGGAGGTCTTGATTTCATGTCATCCAATGCCAACGTCGTTTATGGAGATGACGACTCCGATGGctctgaagatgacgagacagaagaggaggcaGGATCTGAGGATGGTATGTTTGATCACAACGAGTTATCTTCCGTTGATGGAGGCACAAACGCCAGGGTATCGCGACTTGCTCGGTCTCGGCGTTCAATCATAACGACGCTGTACATAGCTATGGAGTACTGCGAGAAACGA ACCCTCAGAGATATCATCGCAAGAGATCTTTACAAGGATACTCTAGCAATTTGGCACCTTTTTTCTCAGATTGTGGAAGGTCTAGCCCACATTCATGGGCTTGGCATCGTTCACCGTGATTTGAAACCGGAAAATATCTTCATTACTAGCAGTCCCGACCGTATTGGTAATGTGAAGATCGGCGATTTCGGACTCGCTATACGTGGACAGTTCTCCGTGGAGAGAGCCAACGAAAACGGTATGGAGCCAGACGACATGACCAGAAGCATTGGCACTGCCTACTATTCCGCGCCCGAAATTAGATCAACTGTACACGGTATATATAACACCAAAGTTGAC ATGTATTCTCTGGGTATCATTTTCTTCGAGATGTGCTATCACCCTATGCTGGGCATGGAAAAGGACACTGTTCTCGGACAACTTAGGCAGCCGAAACCAGTTTTACCATTGGACTTCAAGCCTAGTGACAACTCTCAGACGAACGTTGTATTGTCTTTGGTCAACCACAATCCCAACGAAAGGCCTTCGAGCACCAACCTCCTTGAGGATAAAGAGTTACCTATTCAGCTTGAGACTCGGAAAGGCAAACGGGCTCTTACTATGCTTACAAATCCTCGCTCATCGCACTACCACGAAGTCATCTCGAGGCTGTTCTCAGTGCCTATGGAACCCATTAAGGATTTTGCCTGGGACATGTCTGTGAAGACGCTGAGCCCACAGGAGTTGCACAAACAAGGATTGGTTAAACAAGAACTTATCTCGATATTCCGTCTCCATGGTGCTTTGGAAACACCACAAAGCAGCATACATCCCCGATCTCCGCACTATGGAGACAACGCTTTCCAGCTGCTGGATTCTAAGGGCAACCTACTCCAGCTGCCTTATGATCTAACACTTGGAAAGGCAAGGATGATGGCTAAGCGCTCTAATGATCCAATCGCTGAACGAACTTATACATTTGGCAACGTTTTCCGGGACAAGAACGATGGAGGCCACCCACTAATGATTGGAGAAGCTGATTTTGATATTTTCACCACCCAAACGTCAGACCTGTCTTTCGATGATGCAGAGGTTCTCAAAGTGATGGATGAAATCGTCCACGCATTCCCTTCCTTGTCCACAACTCCTATGTGTTTCCATCTGGGACACTCGGATCTTTTACAACTCATCTTCGATTATTGTGGAGTTCAACCTAGTAGTCGACCTGCTGCGGCAGATGTCCTGAGCAAGCTGAACGTTCGTGGCCACAACTGGCAGAAGATTAAGGCTGAGCTGCGGTCACAGTCCGTCAACGTTTTCTCTATGAGTGTTTCTGATCTACAAAAGTTCGACTTCAGAGGTAAGTGA
- a CDS encoding PEK/GCN2 protein kinase — protein MAGKQSGVWNTTPSGLKNHNKNESSFPGLLAARSEANNKIEYEELQKNEVLALEAIYSDDFVMHTETQNAWKKPEPHFDIRIKASSDEELACTLSFVMTATYPKSPPIITMKNYDLKEVTTFKIQKYLETKPKLFAQDAQEMIDQIVEGVRDILEDAAQAKANGKHLPSLEEERERHEASLAKLAEEEKEGAARKRREEKQEEERAMALTLQQHIYQNKQQAMESNRRPSNTPQQSSTSSEAEEIIEFEQLCNATDQSGNTLFFKSVTSKRHLRQGPVSTIYEVRPLLNNGLGNLPMALKQTVIRTTNKDPKKFSLQVQNLESRLMDLKSVKQFHHPHLVQVLGFKVQDSPMDPAIADTCTISILLPWADWGSLQELLELSTPGIGKVRSWTRDLLDALHFLHDKKLVHGDIHSGNILLFRESNGQTVPKISDAWYQSEIHSISSNKPGRLQQKTGKSAYWLPPEIAGRSNPVYTSKTDIWDFGVVFVQMIFGFNVQQTFTSPKILMESFALSLPLKELLSKFFKEDEQERPRAYVFGPSEFLATDARILLENSPAAPSTNPSVLPPDFGERDLLNLTARQRSSRSRYEDDFIEEAKLGKGGFGEVVKARMKLDGQVYAIKKIKTRSETNLDELIKEVQLLSRLNHPAVVRYNNTWVERLPGHSDTEDCTSTSDPSEEDSEGNLSADIEFESTNNTGGLDFMSSNANVVYGDDDSDGSEDDETEEEAGSEDGMFDHNELSSVDGGTNARVSRLARSRRSIITTLYIAMEYCEKRTLRDIIARDLYKDTLAIWHLFSQIVEGLAHIHGLGIVHRDLKPENIFITSSPDRIGNVKIGDFGLAIRGQFSVERANENGMEPDDMTRSIGTAYYSAPEIRSTVHGIYNTKVDMYSLGIIFFEMCYHPMLGMEKDTVLGQLRQPKPVLPLDFKPSDNSQTNVVLSLVNHNPNERPSSTNLLEDKELPIQLETRKGKRALTMLTNPRSSHYHEVISRLFSVPMEPIKDFAWDMSVKTLSPQELHKQGLVKQELISIFRLHGALETPQSSIHPRSPHYGDNAFQLLDSKGNLLQLPYDLTLGKARMMAKRSNDPIAERTYTFGNVFRDKNDGGHPLMIGEADFDIFTTQTSDLSFDDAEVLKVMDEIVHAFPSLSTTPMCFHLGHSDLLQLIFDYCGVQPSSRPAAADVLSKLNVRGHNWQKIKAELRSQSVNVFSMSVSDLQKFDFRGK, from the exons ATGGCGGGGAAGCAATCTGGGGTATGGAACACTACGCCCTCGGGTCTTAAGAATCACAACAAAAATGAGTCAAGTTTCCCGGGCTTGCTAGCTGCACGCTCGGAGGCCAACAACAAAATCGAATATGAAGAGCTACAAAAGAACGAAGTATTAGCCCTTGAGGCCATTTACAGCGACGACTTCGTTATGCATACCGAAACTCAGAACGCCTGGAAG AAGCCAGAACCACATTTTGATATCCGGATAAAGGCATCATCCGATGAAGAGCTCGCCTGCACACTGTCCTTTGTCATGACTGCGACCTACCCGAAATCTCCTCCTATCATTACCATGAAGAACTACGACCTCAAGGAAGTCACGACGTTCAAGATCCAGAAATACCTAGAAACGAAGCCCAAGTTATTCGCACAGGATGCACAAGAAATGATCGATCAAATCGTGGAAGGAGTACGGGATATCCTTGAGGATGCTGCGCAAGCAAAGGCAAACGGGAAACATCTGCCTTCcctcgaagaagaacgagagCGGCACGAAGCTTCCTTAGCGAAGttggcagaggaggaaaaggaaggGGCGGCGCGCaagagaagggaagaaaaacaggaagaagagcgtGCCATGGCCTTAACTCTCCAACAACACATTTATCAGAATAAACAACAGGCCATGGAGTCGAACCGCCGTCCCAGCAATACCCCCCAGCAATCTTCTACAAGttcagaggcagaagaaatCATCGAGTTCGAGCAATTATGTAACGCTACGGATCAGTCAGGAAatactctcttcttcaagtccgTTACAAGCAAACGCCACCTTCGGCAGGGACCTGTATCCACCATCTACGAAGTCCGACCTTTGCTGAACAATGGGCTTGGCAACCTGCCTATGGCACTGAAACAGACTGTCATCCGTACCACAAATAAGGACCCCAAAAAGTTCAGCCTTCAGGTACAGAATCTCGAGTCTCGTCTTATGGATCTGAAGTCTGTCAAACAGTTTCACCATCCCCATCTCGTTCAGGTTTTGGGCTTCAAGGTTCAAGACTCCCCCATGGATCCAGCTATCGCGGACACGTGCACAATTAGTATCCTGTTGCCTTGGGCAGACTGGGGCTCTTTGCAGGAGTTATTGGAGCTTTCAACGCCTGGAATTGGCAAAGTACGCTCATGGACCCGAGATCTGCTAGATGCACTCCATTTTCTTCACGACAAGAAACTTGTTCACGGAGACATCCATTCGGGAAACATTCTCCTGTTCCGAGAGTCAAATGGACAAACCGTCCCCAAAATCTCCGATGCATGGTACCAGAGCGAAATTcactccatctcctcgaaCAAGCCAGGACGCCTGCAGCAGAAGACTGGCAAATCTGCCTACTGGCTACCCCCCGAGATCGCTGGTCGATCGAATCCCGTGTATACATCCAAGACTGATATTTGGGATTTTGGTGTCGTGTTTGTCCAAATGATCTTTGGCTTTAACGTGCAACAAACGTTCACATCACCCAAGATTCTAATGGAATCGTTTGCCTTGTCCCTTCCTCTAAAGGAATTACTCAGCAAATTCTTTAAGGAAGACGAGCAGGAACGCCCTCGAGCTTATGTGTTTGGACCCAGCGAGTTCCTAGCCACAGACGCTCGAATTCTCTTGGAGAATTCTCCCGCAGCCCCATCCACGAACCCCTCGGTGTTGCCACCAGACTTTGGAGAAAGAGATTTACTTAATTTGACTGCTCGTCAACGTTCTTCTCGTTCGCGGTACGAAGATGACTTCATAGAGGAGGCCAAGCTCGGAAAAGGTGGTTTCGGGGAGGTAGTCAAGGCAAGGATGAAGCTAGACGGCCAGGTTtatgccatcaagaagattaaAACACGTTCGGAAACCAACCTGGACGAGCTTATCAAGGAGGTCCAACTTTTGTCACGACTCAACCACCCTGCGGTTGTACGATACAACAACACGTGGGTCGAACGCCTTCCTGGTCACTCCGATACCGAAGACTGCACATCTACTAGCGACCCTTCTGAAGAGGACTCTGAGGGAAACCTGTCTGCGGACATTGAATTTGAGTCTACTAACAATACTGGAGGTCTTGATTTCATGTCATCCAATGCCAACGTCGTTTATGGAGATGACGACTCCGATGGctctgaagatgacgagacagaagaggaggcaGGATCTGAGGATGGTATGTTTGATCACAACGAGTTATCTTCCGTTGATGGAGGCACAAACGCCAGGGTATCGCGACTTGCTCGGTCTCGGCGTTCAATCATAACGACGCTGTACATAGCTATGGAGTACTGCGAGAAACGA ACCCTCAGAGATATCATCGCAAGAGATCTTTACAAGGATACTCTAGCAATTTGGCACCTTTTTTCTCAGATTGTGGAAGGTCTAGCCCACATTCATGGGCTTGGCATCGTTCACCGTGATTTGAAACCGGAAAATATCTTCATTACTAGCAGTCCCGACCGTATTGGTAATGTGAAGATCGGCGATTTCGGACTCGCTATACGTGGACAGTTCTCCGTGGAGAGAGCCAACGAAAACGGTATGGAGCCAGACGACATGACCAGAAGCATTGGCACTGCCTACTATTCCGCGCCCGAAATTAGATCAACTGTACACGGTATATATAACACCAAAGTTGAC ATGTATTCTCTGGGTATCATTTTCTTCGAGATGTGCTATCACCCTATGCTGGGCATGGAAAAGGACACTGTTCTCGGACAACTTAGGCAGCCGAAACCAGTTTTACCATTGGACTTCAAGCCTAGTGACAACTCTCAGACGAACGTTGTATTGTCTTTGGTCAACCACAATCCCAACGAAAGGCCTTCGAGCACCAACCTCCTTGAGGATAAAGAGTTACCTATTCAGCTTGAGACTCGGAAAGGCAAACGGGCTCTTACTATGCTTACAAATCCTCGCTCATCGCACTACCACGAAGTCATCTCGAGGCTGTTCTCAGTGCCTATGGAACCCATTAAGGATTTTGCCTGGGACATGTCTGTGAAGACGCTGAGCCCACAGGAGTTGCACAAACAAGGATTGGTTAAACAAGAACTTATCTCGATATTCCGTCTCCATGGTGCTTTGGAAACACCACAAAGCAGCATACATCCCCGATCTCCGCACTATGGAGACAACGCTTTCCAGCTGCTGGATTCTAAGGGCAACCTACTCCAGCTGCCTTATGATCTAACACTTGGAAAGGCAAGGATGATGGCTAAGCGCTCTAATGATCCAATCGCTGAACGAACTTATACATTTGGCAACGTTTTCCGGGACAAGAACGATGGAGGCCACCCACTAATGATTGGAGAAGCTGATTTTGATATTTTCACCACCCAAACGTCAGACCTGTCTTTCGATGATGCAGAGGTTCTCAAAGTGATGGATGAAATCGTCCACGCATTCCCTTCCTTGTCCACAACTCCTATGTGTTTCCATCTGGGACACTCGGATCTTTTACAACTCATCTTCGATTATTGTGGAGTTCAACCTAGTAGTCGACCTGCTGCGGCAGATGTCCTGAGCAAGCTGAACGTTCGTGGCCACAACTGGCAGAAGATTAAGGCTGAGCTGCGGTCACAGTCCGTCAACGTTTTCTCTATGAGTGTTTCTGATCTACAAAAGTTCGACTTCAGAGGTAAGTGA
- a CDS encoding urease accessory protein, producing the protein MPSQILTPDAANVIQDEIFQLEKRLQDAKARLNKAMPSPHLSMATEPHLASTTHFLLLLSDSALPLGSFAFSSGLESYLAHEPRASASFASFLPSSLSSFAATTLPFVLAAHRDPESLPQLDDQLDAAIICTVGRRASVAQGRALLGIWERSFRASCPDVDGKPLREFAALLRRESQKEVPLVSAHLAPLFGAICALVGLGLRQTAYVFMLSHVKALISAAVRASVFGPYQAQKVLAGQQVQKMIDDMIDREWNTPVEEAGQTVPLMDLWIGRHETLYSRIFNS; encoded by the exons ATGCCTTCACAAATCCTGACCCCAGATGCGGCTAATGTTATTCAAGATGAGATTTTTCAGCTAGAAAAACGTCTTCAGGATGCTAAAGCGCGTCTGAACAAGGCCATGCCTTCGCCACACCTGTCTATGGCTACAGAGC CTCATTTAGCCTCGACAACTCATTTTCTACTTCTTCTCTCAGACTCGGCACTTCCATTAGGCTCATTTGCCTTTAGCAGTGGTCTCGAGTCTTATCTTGCTCACGAACCGCGTGCCTCAGCGTCGTTTGCCtcctttcttccttcatctctttCATCGTTCGCCGCGACAACGCTACCCTTTGTCCTAGCCGCGCACCGCGACCCGgagtctcttcctcagttggatgatcAGCTCGATGCTGCTATCATTTGTACTGTTGGTCGACGTGCGAGCGTCGCGCAGGGTCGTGCGCTGCTAGGAATATGGGAGCGGTCGTTCCGTGCCAGCTGTCCAGATGTTGATGGGAAGCCATTGAGGGAATTTGCAGCGTTATTGAGACGTGAAAGTCAGAAGGAAGTGCCTCTTGTGTCTGCGCATCTGGCGCCACTGTTTGGTGCGATATGCGCGCTTGTGGGACTAGGTTTGCGACAGACAGCATATGTCTTTATGCTCAGTCATGTTAAGGCGTTGATATCTGCTGCGGTGAGAGCAAGTGTCTTTGGACCCTATCAGGCGCAAAAGGTATTGGCTGGGCAGCAAGTACAGAAGATGATCGACGACATGATCGATCGAGAGTGGAATACTCCCGTTGAGGAGGCTGGGCAAACCGTGCCTCTAATGGATTTATGGATTGGACGGCATGAGACATTGTATTCTAGAATTTTCAACAGCTGA
- a CDS encoding pre-mRNA-splicing factor CWC2, whose amino-acid sequence MADTAEQIETAPVVEQEGQEMAVATTNTEVAAPTGKKVVKKIIRKKKRPARAQVDPDFVTSEPPPQTGTIFNIWYNKWSGGDREDKYLSKTKAKGRCNVAKDSGYTKADGMPGSYFCLRFARGVCPKGQDCEYLHRLPGPYDHFNPNVDCFGRDKFSDYRDDMGGVGSFMRQNRTVYVGRIHVTDDIEEIVARHFAEWGPVERIRVLNTRGVAFITYVNQANAEFAKEAMAHQSLDHEEVLNVRWATADPNPMAQAREARKIEEQAAEAIRRALPAEFVAEIEGRDPEARKRRKIESSYGLEGYEAPDEIHFARGTQAVNPLGREGFAVEHQERPMIENGESGEPPAQVEEQQPQTQQETGGIFSDSTLAALNKAKVSVASKPKAAATTGPLVAYGSDSDSDDE is encoded by the exons ATGGCTGATACAGCAGAACAAATCGAAACGGCGCCGGTAGTCGAGCAAGAAGGGCAGGAAATGGCGGTAGCGACCACAAATACAGAGGTTGCAGCGCCAACTGGAAAGAAagtcgtcaagaagatcattcgcaagaagaagcgaccTGCGCGCGCCCAAGTCGATCCCGATTTCGTCACATCagaacctcctcctcagacCGGTACAATTTTCAACATTTGGTATAACAAGTGGTCTGGTGGTGATCGAGAAGACAAATACCTATCGAAGACCAAAGCGAAGGGTCGCTGCAATGTCGCGAAGGACAGCGGATATACCAAGGCCGACGGGATGCCTGGAAGCTACTTCTGTTTGCGCTTTGCGCGTGGCGTTTGTCccaaaggtcaagactgCGAATATCTACATAGGCTACCTGGACCCTACGATCACTTTAACCCTAATGTCGACTGCTTTGGACGCGACAAGTTTTCCGACTATCGAGACGACATGGGTGGTGTCGGAAGTTTTATGAGGCAAAACAGAACAGTGTATGTCGGAAGGATTCATGTCACAGACGATATCGAAGAGATTGTGGCGCGACACTTTGCAGAATGGGGCCCTGTAGAGCGCA TTCGTGTTCTCAACACCCGAGGTGTCGCATTTATCACATATGTCAACCAAGCCAATGCCGAATTTGCCAAAGAGGCCATGGCACATCAGTCTCTCGACCACGAGGAAGTGCTCAACGTTCGCTGGGCAACAGCCGATCCCAACCCCATGGcgcaagctcgagaagcgcGCAAAATCGAGGAGCAAGCCGCTGAGGCTATTCGAAGAGCCCTTCCTGCAGAATTCGTCGCTGAAATCGAAGGCCGAGATCCCGAAGCTAGAAAGCGACGGAAGATCGAAAGCAGCTATGGTCTTGAGGGATACGAAGCGCCCGATGAAATCCACTTTGCCCGAGGTACTCAGGCAGTAAACCCTCTGGGTCGAGAAGGGTTCGCAGTTGAACACCAGGAACGGCCAATGATTGAAAACGGAGAGTCAGGCGAACCACCGGCTCAGGTTGAGGAGCAACAAcctcaaactcaacaagaGACTGGTGGCATCTTCTCAGACAGCACCCTCGCAGCTCTtaacaaggccaaggtctCGGTGGCATCGAAACCGAAAGCAGCGGCTACAACAGGACCTTTGGTGGCATACGGAAGTGACAGCGATAGCGATGATGAATAG